From a single Nostoc sp. MS1 genomic region:
- the apcB gene encoding allophycocyanin subunit beta translates to MRDAVTSLIKNYDVAGRYFDRNAIDTLKEYFDSGTARVQAAAAINSNAAALVKQAGSKLFEELPELIRPGGNAYTTRRLAACLRDMDYYLRYATYALVAGNTNVLDERVLQGLRETYNSLGVPIGPTVRGVQILKDLVKSQVVGAGITNTAFVDEPFDHITRELSEQDV, encoded by the coding sequence ATGCGCGATGCGGTAACAAGCTTAATTAAGAATTATGACGTTGCTGGTCGGTATTTTGACCGGAATGCGATCGATACCCTCAAAGAATATTTTGATAGTGGTACTGCTCGTGTACAAGCAGCCGCCGCAATTAACTCTAATGCAGCAGCACTTGTCAAGCAAGCAGGCTCTAAGTTGTTTGAAGAACTACCAGAGTTGATTCGTCCCGGTGGTAATGCCTATACTACTCGTCGTTTGGCAGCTTGTTTAAGAGATATGGACTACTACTTGCGCTACGCTACTTATGCGTTGGTTGCAGGTAACACCAATGTTTTAGATGAGCGGGTGCTACAAGGCTTGCGGGAAACCTACAATTCTTTGGGTGTACCCATTGGCCCTACAGTGCGTGGTGTGCAAATTCTCAAGGATTTGGTTAAGTCTCAAGTTGTCGGTGCAGGTATTACCAACACCGCTTTTGTTGATGAACCTTTTGACCACATCACCCGCGAGTTAAGCGAGCAAGATGTGTAA
- the glnA gene encoding type I glutamate--ammonia ligase — protein MTTAQEILKKIQDEKIELIDLKFIDTVGTWQHLTVYQNQIDESSFTDGVPFDGSSIRGWKAINESDMTMVLDPNTAWIDPFMEVPTLSITCSIKEPRTGEWYNRCPRVIAQKAIDYLVSTGVGDTAFFGPEAEFFIFDSARFAQGANEGFYFLDSVEGIWNSGKEGTPDKPNLAYKPRFKEGYFPVAPTDSFQDIRTEMLLTMAKLGVPIEKHHHEVATGGQCELGFRFGKLIEAADWLMIYKYVIKNVANKHGKTVTFMPKPIFGDNGSGMHCHQSIWKDGKPLFAGDKYAGLSEMALHYIGGLLKHAPALLAITNPSTNSYKRLVPGYEAPVNLAYSQGNRSASIRIPLSGTNPKAKRLEFRCPDATSNPYLAFAAMLCAGLDGIKNKIDPGQPLDKNIYELSPEELAKVPSTPGSLELALEALENDHAFLTETGVFTEDFIENWIDYKLANEVKQLQLRPHPYEFHLYYDV, from the coding sequence ATGACAACTGCACAAGAAATCTTGAAAAAAATTCAAGATGAAAAAATTGAGCTGATTGACCTCAAGTTCATCGATACAGTAGGTACTTGGCAGCATCTCACCGTCTACCAAAATCAAATCGATGAAAGCTCCTTCACCGACGGCGTTCCCTTCGACGGTTCTAGCATCCGGGGTTGGAAAGCAATCAACGAATCCGACATGACAATGGTTCTCGATCCTAACACTGCGTGGATCGACCCATTCATGGAAGTTCCTACCCTCAGTATCACCTGTAGCATCAAAGAACCCCGTACAGGAGAATGGTATAATCGTTGTCCACGGGTTATCGCTCAAAAAGCTATCGACTACCTAGTTTCTACTGGTGTTGGTGATACAGCATTCTTTGGCCCAGAAGCTGAGTTCTTCATCTTCGACAGCGCCCGCTTTGCCCAAGGCGCTAACGAAGGCTTCTACTTCCTAGACTCTGTAGAAGGTATTTGGAACTCTGGTAAAGAAGGTACACCAGATAAACCCAACCTGGCTTACAAACCCCGGTTTAAAGAAGGTTACTTCCCTGTTGCACCAACAGATTCTTTCCAAGATATTCGGACAGAAATGCTGTTGACGATGGCGAAATTAGGCGTACCCATCGAAAAACATCACCACGAAGTAGCAACTGGTGGTCAGTGCGAATTAGGCTTCCGCTTCGGTAAATTAATCGAAGCTGCCGACTGGTTGATGATTTACAAATACGTCATCAAGAACGTTGCTAATAAGCATGGCAAAACTGTTACTTTCATGCCAAAACCAATTTTTGGCGATAACGGTTCTGGTATGCACTGTCACCAGTCTATCTGGAAAGATGGCAAGCCTCTATTCGCGGGTGATAAGTATGCAGGTTTGAGCGAAATGGCGTTGCATTACATTGGTGGTCTTCTCAAGCACGCACCAGCGCTGTTAGCAATTACCAACCCCAGCACCAACTCCTACAAGCGTCTAGTTCCTGGTTACGAAGCACCTGTTAACTTGGCTTACTCCCAAGGAAACCGTTCTGCTTCTATCCGTATTCCTCTGTCTGGGACTAACCCCAAAGCCAAGCGCCTAGAGTTCCGTTGTCCAGATGCTACTTCTAACCCCTACTTGGCATTTGCTGCCATGTTGTGTGCAGGTCTTGATGGCATCAAAAACAAAATTGACCCAGGCCAGCCCTTAGATAAGAATATCTATGAACTCTCTCCAGAAGAACTGGCGAAAGTTCCTTCCACACCCGGTTCTTTAGAACTTGCATTGGAAGCACTAGAAAACGACCACGCATTCTTAACAGAAACAGGCGTATTCACCGAAGACTTTATCGAAAACTGGATTGATTACAAACTGGCTAACGAAGTTAAACAGTTGCAATTACGTCCTCATCCT